The genomic stretch AAGCGCGTCTCAGTCAAACTGCGATGCTGCAAATGCAAAAGCACACATGCACATGCACACAATCAGCGCAGCGGGCAGGCTTCACTGCTTCACAGACACTGCGCTGGCTTGCAGTACAAACTGCGCGTCGCCCGCTAGCACCTCCACGTCCCCTCTCCACGGGCCGTGGGCAAAAGTGTGGTGAATGCGCCGAGTAGCGTGGGCTGTCGGGGTCTTTTAGTAGAGCACCACCTTAACGAAAGAAAAATTCGCGCTTGATAGTGACCCTCTTTCTTCCACTTCCACCTGCGCTTGCTCCTCCCGCACACACGACAAGTCAATTTTGCCCACCGGCGCCTGGTCTGCCTCGTCAACTTCGCATACGACCATCAGACGCCGCCTCAGCCCGCTGCCTCGTCGTTACCTGCCCGCCAAACCCGCTTTGTAACGACGACCTTGGTGTGCCTGGCGCCCGTATTCTGCCTACCCGACCGACACCCTCACTTAAACCCAAGCCACCCCACGACGTTCTGCCACCGTCGCAAGTGTCTGCTTGACCAAAGTCACTCAAAGGACGACCCTACCGTCTACTCAGACTCTCTCAAGAGGTTAGTTTTGCACACCTGACCGCTCACGCCCACGCCCGCTTGCTCAAGACTCTTTGCCTACTTCCCCGCCCGTCTGCGTTTGGCCGTCTGCGCAACACACCTGCCTGCTGTCTGCTTATGAGCTGGTGCCAGTAGGACCCTGTGTGTCCTTTGCGTGCCTTCCCGCTTAGCCCTCCGCAACCCACGCACTCATTTCGGCCAGTGGTGCCCTTTAAAATCCCACTACGCCCACCCACGTCACTATTTCAGACCACAACGCCTCGATTCTTACTCACCCACCTTTTGCCTCCTGCATTCTTTGCTACTCAGCACATGCTGTCGACACCCTCGCTAACACCATCTACTGCAGCACCTGCGAAGCTTTCTGCCATCATCTTAGGAAACACTCTCTGTACCCCCGGCGTGTGAAATCGCCCACTACCGGTCCACTATCCGCGCCACTACTTAAATTTCTGCCCCCGCAGAAATCTTACCGAGCAGCTTCCTTCTGTCACCAACCCGCGACTTGGTAGCAGCAACGGCATTTACGTGCGGGGAGGTCAATACACACCTCTCCGGACACACCAGCGCCAACAACACCAGTTGGTCTACTCTTCAGCGCTCCCACCGGGGACCCCTGCGCTCACCCTCGTCTTATCAATCCAACTGTAGCCGAGACGCACACGCCAGCTTCACCATGGCAGCCACTTTCTCATACGCGCAAGCCGCAAAAGGCATTTCAACGCCGCCTAGCTTGAACAAGCCGGTACCCAACCCTGTAACACAGTCTAAAGAAGCAAGCAGCCTATCTGCATCAGATTCACATCCTTCACCGAGCAACTGGGCTGAAGATGTTGAGGCCGAGTCGCGTCCTGAGCAGCCTGCCGTCCCTCACGAGGCGCAGCCAGAACGCTCTGCTTCTAGGGCAGCCAAGGACTCACATCCCGTAGATGCCTCGGTCGTCTCCTCTCCCGATCTGGGAGCCTCATCTTCGTCAACAGTGACCAAAGATGATGACGTCGCATCGATACAGAACGCCTCCTCCGAGTCAACGACCTGGGATAACAAATCGCAGGCCTCAACCTCGGTGGACAAGTCGGTTGAGCCGGTAGAGAAGACCTCCGAAAAGGTTAAGAAGGGCAAGAACACTGTAGTCAAGCCGCTGCACGATGCGCCTGTACCAACCGTGAACCCATGGAAGTTGCGGGCCGACGAGATGAAGGCCAAGATCCAGAAAGTTGTACCCGCGCCCGTTTCCAACGGGGCTTCACAGGCATCCACCGGCGCACCCACAAAGAAGACCGAGTCAATGTCTCAAGAGAAAGGCACAGCTTCTGAGAACAAGCAAAAGGGCCGAGGAGAAGGTGCTCCAGGCCGCAAAGACGTAAAGGGCGATGTCGAGACCAGAAACGGTGCCAAGGGCAGGTTCTCCGACAAGGACGTCAAAGCAGCGCCGCCGAGCGTACtaccgccgccgccaaaccGTGACCAAGAGTCATGGCCGACTCCAGACACCGCTATCGACGAGGACCGCAAAAAGGCCCAGGAAAAGGGCGAAAAGGTGGAGAATGCTCGCAAAGACAGCGCATCTACCAGTAAGCAGGAGTGGGTGAAAATCCCATACACACCATCTGTCGTGTTCAACACGCCTCTGCCCAATGCTGCAAATGCGCGGAGAGGTGGCCGACCTGGTGGACGTGGTGGAGCGCCGACTAGTGGCAGACCTACTGGTTTCGCCAGCAACGGTACTGAACAGACGGAGAAGGATGGCTCTGCACCCAATGGTGAACACATCAAGCGGGAGCGCATTGAGGCAGTTGCGCAAGATGCCTCTGCCAACGCGACTACATCGAAGAGCCAGGCTCCCGCAGTTAACGGAGATGGTGCCGTAAAGGCTACTGGCTTTGTAGCGCCTGAGTCCGAGGTGCAGCCCAGGGGATCAACCGTGACATCGCAGATGCCGGCCCAGAACGGTGCCTACCCGCGTCAGTACCCCAACAAGCCTCACAAGAACCGCCGCGGTGAGCACCATGGTGTAGGAGAGCGCAGGAGAGAGGACGCATCGTCACCCACCAAGGATAACACCTGGGACGAGCGTCGGGCTCCTGCTGGAATGCAGTCTGATGCTGCTGGAGAGGGTGAGCGTCGAGGTCCTACCTACCAGGATGGCCCCCACGGTCATTCAAAGCGCTTCGGTTCCTTCTCTAGCGGCCGCGAGCGTGGCCGTGGAGGCGGTCGAGGGGCGCGTGGAGGTTACAACAGTAACAGCCATCATTTCGCCAACGGGCACCCCTCGTCAGGCTTCCCTGTAGGGCCACGGTCCCCTACAACATTTGTACCTGAGAGCAACAGCTTCTTTCCTGCGCCTCAAGGCAAATACGGACGGAATAGTCATCGATCTCAGTCACTGACTAATGACCCATACCGGTATCAGGCGTACCAAAACGGTTACCA from Pyrenophora tritici-repentis strain M4 chromosome 1, whole genome shotgun sequence encodes the following:
- a CDS encoding LHP1, La protein, small RNA-binding pol III transcript stabilizing protein, translated to MAATFSYAQAAKGISTPPSLNKPVPNPVTQSKEASSLSASDSHPSPSNWAEDVEAESRPEQPAVPHEAQPERSASRAAKDSHPVDASVVSSPDLGASSSSTVTKDDDVASIQNASSESTTWDNKSQASTSVDKSVEPVEKTSEKVKKGKNTVVKPLHDAPVPTVNPWKLRADEMKAKIQKVVPAPVSNGASQASTGAPTKKTESMSQEKGTASENKQKGRGEGAPGRKDVKGDVETRNGAKGRFSDKDVKAAPPSVLPPPPNRDQESWPTPDTAIDEDRKKAQEKGEKVENARKDSASTSKQEWVKIPYTPSVVFNTPLPNAANARRGGRPGGRGGAPTSGRPTGFASNGTEQTEKDGSAPNGEHIKRERIEAVAQDASANATTSKSQAPAVNGDGAVKATGFVAPESEVQPRGSTVTSQMPAQNGAYPRQYPNKPHKNRRGEHHGVGERRREDASSPTKDNTWDERRAPAGMQSDAAGEGERRGPTYQDGPHGHSKRFGSFSSGRERGRGGGRGARGGYNSNSHHFANGHPSSGFPVGPRSPTTFVPESNSFFPAPQGKYGRNSHRSQSLTNDPYRYQAYQNGYQLPSLQTSHDMYSYGMVQPMSAVPPFSPYGSGLDQYQVFNTLVSQVSYYFSLENLLKDVYLRRHMDSQGFVPLEFVAGFNRIKNLTLDLDTIRLACQQSAEVEYCTSETGQELLRRKDGWQLWVLDITEREASARNEGPKELHVPQFSRPAGFDPSNPPQWSTMSPGFPMSPYGGEGAYSQMNSFHPTPQEGGMVPPENAVNGAGIEETKGTAVSNGHPIENATKAVSGEPDLFSDMQLDSLTVIVRKQDQSQTALPHSVSRTFSNGSIDSKHGVPDDLEKSITCQPRVNGGSSHGNPEDCRQRSTSPPVRLYWVKDQHNPVHSIPSDSSHESYYDLRSKALQQRSTAPFGTTPYDMNVLYQFWSHFLIRNFNNSMYDEFRYLAFEDAVQYETDAGILNLIKFYGESLLSPQGVIRQRVAADYAELIRTEHVYGPAFCQLRSAYNGGIGARSRKRMDDLLDADTLTLLTRP